In Falco naumanni isolate bFalNau1 chromosome 16, bFalNau1.pat, whole genome shotgun sequence, a single window of DNA contains:
- the JAM3 gene encoding junctional adhesion molecule C translates to MALRRPALLLLLPLLGCRLLAVELTSSNTKPVVQEFQSVELSCIIKSTVTPDPRIEWKKIRDGETSYVFFDNKMQGDFATRAEILSRTSLVIKNTTRMDTATYRCEVAAPSDTKTIDEINIQLTVQVKPMTPRCTVPKAVPVGKTASLHCHENEGYPKSTYSWYRNSEPLSPDTKSNAKFQNSSYTLNPTTGTLVFHAVHKGDTGRYSCIATNDAGFAKCEEQEMEVYDLNIGGIIGGVLVVVAVLVLITLGICCAYRRGYFANSKESAESYKTPAKPDGVNYIRTDDEGDFRHKSSFVI, encoded by the exons gctGCAGACTCTTGGCTGTGGAACTGACATCCAGCAACACCAAGCCCGTGGTGCAGGAATTCCAGA GTGTTGAGCTGTCCTGCATCATTAAATCCACCGTAACACCAGATCCCAGAATCGAGTGGAAGAAAATCCGAGATGGCGAAACCTCTTATGTATTTTTTGACAACAAAATGCAGG GAGACTTCGCAACTCGTGCAGAAATTCTGAGCCGGACATCGCTGGTGATAAAAAACACCACCCGGATGGACACTGCCACATACCGCTGCGAAGTGGCAGCGCCTTCTGATACTAAAACCATAGATGAGATAAATATCCAGCTCACAGTCCAAG TGAAACCTATGACTCCCAGATGCACCGTGCCTAAAGCTGTCCCTGTTGGGAAGACAGCCTCTCTCCACTGCCACGAGAACGAAGGTTACCCAAAGTCCACTTACAGCTGGTACCGCAACAGTGAACCTTTATCACCAGACACAAAATCGAATGCCAAATTCCAGAACTCCTCCTACACCTTGAATCCCACCACAGGCACTCTG GTTTTCCACGCTGTGCACAAAGGCGACACAGGCCGTTATTCCTGCATAGCCACAAACGATGCTGGCTTTGCCAAGTGTGAGGAGCAGGAGATGGAAGTCT ATGACCTGAATATCGGTGGGATAATTGGTGGAGTCCTGGTGGTCGTAGCAGTTTTGGTGCTCATCACTCTCGGTATCTGCTGCGCCTACCGACGGGGTTACTTTGCCAACAGCAAAGAGAGCGCGGAAAG ctACAAGACTCCAGCAAAACCTGATGGCGTTAACTATATCCGGACAGATGACGAG GGTGACTTCAGACACAAGTCTTCATTTGTCATATAA